One Ilumatobacter fluminis genomic window, CACGGTGGCGCCGTCGATGCGATACCGGGTGAAGCCGACGACACTGTCGATCGCCGGGCTGAGGTCGGCGAGGATCTTCAGGGTGCGGTAGCTGAGCACGTCACGGCCGGCGCCCGCCTCGAGCGTCGCCTGCACCAGCAAGCGGTCGATGATGCCCTCGTCGCTGCGGCTGATGCCGACGGTGACGGTCTTGGCCTGGTGCTTGATGGCGTCGACCGGCCGGGTCAGCTCCTCGATCGCCCCGGTGAGCGCGGCCACCAACTCGTCGATGAGCGCAGCGGGCGTGCCGACCTTGCCCGACGAGCGGGCGTAGGCCTCGACCGGAGCATCGGACTCGAGGTCGCGGAGCAGGCCGACGAGTCGGACGGCGGTGCCGGCTTCGAGGTGGCCGTCGTAGACACGGTCGCGGAGCCCGTCGGTGAACCGCTGCGCCAGCGGCGGCAGTTCGTGTCGAATCGCGTCGAGAACGGCGTCGCCGCCGACGTGATCGGCGACCGACCGCTCGACCAGTTCGCGAGCTTCCCGCAAGGGCCGAGCCGACGCGTCGATCGCGAGGGCCGCCTCGTAGCCGAACAGGTGGCCGACCATCGCAGACAGGACGAACCCGAGTGCCGGGTCGACCGGTGGCACGGTGATGGTGGCCGCAGCGCTGAAGCGGGTCTCGCCCTCGTCGGCCACGACGATCGGCGTCGCCTTGTGGGCCCGGAAGATGGCGGTCTCCTTGGCGACGTCGTCGGCCGTGCTGCCACGGAGTCCGGCGGCGCACACGAGGATGAGCGGTTCGCTCGACAGGTCGATGTGCTTCTTGTCCTCGGTCGAGTCGGAGGCGATCGACTTGTAGCAGAGCTCGCTCAGCTTGATCCGCACCTCTTCGGCGGCGACCTTGTTCGGCCCGTTGCCGACGACCGCCCAGTACCGCTTCGGTGGGGCGAAGCGGCGTGCCGCCTCACCGATCTCGTCGCGTTTGGCGAGCACCTGCTGCATCGCCGCCGGCAGTTCGCGCAGACCCTGGAGAAGGTCGTGGCGTCGCCGAGGTTCGCCGACGCCCGCCGCCTCGGCGACGGCACAGGCGAGCAGCGCGCCGGCCGCGACCTGCGCGTAGAACGCCTTGGTCGACGCGACGCTCATCTCGACGTCGCGCCCGTCGGAGGTGTACAGGATGCCGTCGGCTTTGTCGACGAGGTCGCTGGCACGACGGTTGACGATGCCGATCACGGCGGCCCCGCGCGCCCGGAGCAGATCGACGGTGCGGTTGGTGTCGGTCGTCGTGCCGCTCTGGCTGACGGCGATCGCGAGCGTGTCGCTCATGTCGAGCCGCAGGTGGAAGCCGCTCAGCTCGGTCGCCGTGATGGCGTCGACGTCGAGCGCGCCTTGGCAGAGTTCGTCGAGGATCGCTGCGGCGCTCTGGCCGGCGACGGCGGCGGTGCCCTGGCCGATGACCCGGATCCGGGTGATCGAACCGTCGGCGAGACGGGCGGCGATCTCGGGCGGCAGGGCTCGCTCGCCCACCGATGCGCGCAGCATGCCGTCGTGTTCGACGATCTTGGTCCGCAGCGTCTTGCGGAAGCTGTCGGGCGACTCGCCGATCTCCTTGACGAGGAAGTGCGGGGCGGTACCGCGATCGATGTCGCGCGTGGTGACCTGGGCGGTGACGATCTCGTCGGCGGTCACCGGGACGTCGCTCCCGTCGTAGCGGACGCGGCGGAGACCGGCGAGTTCGCCGGCATGGGCCGCGTCGAGCACGACGATCTCGCCGCCGTGTTCGCCGTCGAGTCGCAGGTACGAGTCGGTCTCTTCGACGACACCGTACGGCTCGCTGGCGACGATGTATGCGTCGTCGGCCAGGCCGACGTACAGCCCTTGGCCGCTGCCGTTCAGGGCGAGCATCATCGTGGTCGGGTCGCTCGCCGCCATCGCACCGATGGCGACCGACCCGTCGAAGGTGGAGACGGTGCGCCGGAACGACTCGACGAGATCGGTGCCGCTGCCGGCGTGTCGTGCGACGAGCGTCGGGATGATCTTGGCGTCGGTCGTGACCTGCGGGTGCACGCGCAGGTGGTGCTCGACTCGGAGGTCGGCGTGGTTGTCGACATCGCCGTTGAGTGCGGCGACGACGTACGGCGTTGCATCGATGGACGGCGACGATTCGAGCTCGTCGCTGTTGAGCGGATGGGTGTTCGGTTCGGAGATGATGCCGACGCTCGCCCAGCGGGTGTGCCCGAGGACGGCAACGCGAGCGGTGTCGACCGCGAGGGCGCGTCGGAGCAGGTCGTCGCCTGCGACGGCGGCTCGGAGCACACGGGTGTTGTCACCGAGTTCGCCGATCTCGGCGGCGGCCTTGTACGCGAACGAGAGCACGCCGTCGGCGACGCGCAGCGATCCCGACTGGTACATCGGGTCGGCCGACCGTTCGGTGACGGCCGCCCGAACCGCCGGATCGTCGAGATCGAGACCGTGGTCGTGCACGAAGACGTTGATGCCGGCCGAGTCGCGGCCGCGGACCTCGAGGCGGTCGATCGCCGACAGCGACTGTTGCACGGCGAGGTAGCCGGCAACGGCTCCTCGGCTCGCTTGACGTCCGGCGAGCGCTGCGACCTCGCGAGCGGTCCGCAGACGATCGTGTCGGATCGACCACAGCACGTCGCGGAGCGCGATCGATGCCGCCGCCCGGCGCTCGAC contains:
- a CDS encoding SIS domain-containing protein, coding for MCGIVGIISRPPTRPIPTEQEILAAFDAAEAAVADPATAATELSAADRLLAGVPGALALIDRHEFVVEIEARLTRLDAAIAEFDGELDEGVVAADEVERRAAASIALRDVLWSIRHDRLRTAREVAALAGRQASRGAVAGYLAVQQSLSAIDRLEVRGRDSAGINVFVHDHGLDLDDPAVRAAVTERSADPMYQSGSLRVADGVLSFAYKAAAEIGELGDNTRVLRAAVAGDDLLRRALAVDTARVAVLGHTRWASVGIISEPNTHPLNSDELESSPSIDATPYVVAALNGDVDNHADLRVEHHLRVHPQVTTDAKIIPTLVARHAGSGTDLVESFRRTVSTFDGSVAIGAMAASDPTTMMLALNGSGQGLYVGLADDAYIVASEPYGVVEETDSYLRLDGEHGGEIVVLDAAHAGELAGLRRVRYDGSDVPVTADEIVTAQVTTRDIDRGTAPHFLVKEIGESPDSFRKTLRTKIVEHDGMLRASVGERALPPEIAARLADGSITRIRVIGQGTAAVAGQSAAAILDELCQGALDVDAITATELSGFHLRLDMSDTLAIAVSQSGTTTDTNRTVDLLRARGAAVIGIVNRRASDLVDKADGILYTSDGRDVEMSVASTKAFYAQVAAGALLACAVAEAAGVGEPRRRHDLLQGLRELPAAMQQVLAKRDEIGEAARRFAPPKRYWAVVGNGPNKVAAEEVRIKLSELCYKSIASDSTEDKKHIDLSSEPLILVCAAGLRGSTADDVAKETAIFRAHKATPIVVADEGETRFSAAATITVPPVDPALGFVLSAMVGHLFGYEAALAIDASARPLREARELVERSVADHVGGDAVLDAIRHELPPLAQRFTDGLRDRVYDGHLEAGTAVRLVGLLRDLESDAPVEAYARSSGKVGTPAALIDELVAALTGAIEELTRPVDAIKHQAKTVTVGISRSDEGIIDRLLVQATLEAGAGRDVLSYRTLKILADLSPAIDSVVGFTRYRIDGATVSILDRGGISRDLTSRVDTDSRLVGTKHRVADGRELLVARGRRDGRTVIFVPEVKAGVCTGITLLHVTMHDRLDAATMRGVLQGYDNRYARLVDWVTETEGDFDESRLGELPVDDLLIAPISDTADLWRDG